The following proteins are encoded in a genomic region of Nitrospinota bacterium:
- a CDS encoding sigma-54-dependent Fis family transcriptional regulator has product AGIKSTAVFPITHQFQPIGTISLDWGKVGEFLNNQQKKEVVDFLNDASGTIDRAKRFHQKLSFSRHLDLARKKEAAWMMMRSAVQLIDKLALASVWVPSSIQNPKVQELSNQIEILSAFSKNKEDVLIYNNRDHINIHKENLINRIVRHDNHKGLIARDPELKAVYIEDVMEESFSRKAVARKIDLVSLYQVPKFNLKTGQLVCVVNYYTNTSHKFTNFEKPLLENHAAMVEKLILEENPEHVEIEVLSEIEELLSDTDDNLSSFLEKILAKTSELIGADSGTISIQKVIDGKPWLVIEDEEGHLVGAKSRSWIKSNFPLMPVGGEELSPEQRSINGYVAHFARPVLIGNVRDDKQTQGFYKNLSGQIQSELAVPIIHGSHVLGVINQDSFQKYFFTQEHQRILQIIASLISQKVNNLLQIENLKRELLQLRKDIEYRDPKVSSYHFGNVIAKSQKVNSLVDQIQTVVESICNRMLNWEGSQEHEVMTGLPSLLVQGQTGSGKEFFFNNIYSHLNDIFQKKKGAQFKLPIRKTNIAAYSGELTYSELFGHKKGAFTGAEFNRQGILEEANGGVVFLDEIGDADPKTQVQLLRFLDTGVFMRLGENQPRISKIFLIAATNKDLLKEIKEGRFREDLYHRLNALSFKIPRLNEREQDIEDLATHFLGILFGSYKKEGGTPPQLEPAAVEYLKQHSYRGNVRELKNILLRAMLFRKGTMISKAEIVSACQTSFTESSQEEITDHNIIDTLLSQFEKGEADFWTDIHQPFKANHLTRDTVRSLILAAKSRYQTNLPGLAVKLRACKTRSHIETDERKKFISFKNFLYKTVKISSN; this is encoded by the coding sequence GCAGGCATCAAATCAACCGCCGTATTTCCTATCACCCATCAGTTTCAGCCCATTGGTACCATTAGCCTGGATTGGGGAAAGGTCGGTGAGTTTCTAAACAACCAGCAAAAAAAGGAAGTTGTCGACTTTCTGAATGATGCAAGCGGAACCATCGATCGAGCCAAACGATTTCATCAAAAACTTTCGTTCTCACGCCATCTCGATTTAGCACGAAAAAAAGAAGCGGCGTGGATGATGATGCGTTCAGCAGTACAACTCATCGACAAACTGGCTTTGGCTTCAGTTTGGGTACCTTCTTCTATTCAGAATCCAAAAGTCCAGGAGCTCAGCAACCAGATTGAGATTCTTTCGGCATTTTCCAAAAATAAAGAAGACGTTCTGATTTATAACAACCGGGATCATATAAACATACACAAAGAAAACCTTATCAACCGCATCGTCAGGCATGACAACCACAAAGGCCTTATCGCTCGCGATCCAGAGTTGAAGGCCGTCTATATTGAGGATGTCATGGAAGAAAGTTTCAGCCGAAAAGCTGTAGCTAGAAAAATTGATCTGGTCTCGCTTTACCAGGTCCCTAAATTCAACTTAAAAACAGGCCAGCTAGTATGCGTCGTAAACTATTACACCAACACTTCGCATAAATTCACCAACTTTGAAAAACCATTATTGGAAAACCACGCAGCCATGGTGGAAAAGTTGATTCTTGAGGAAAACCCGGAGCATGTAGAAATTGAAGTTCTCAGCGAAATCGAAGAGCTTCTATCCGATACTGATGATAATTTATCCTCATTTCTCGAAAAGATATTGGCAAAAACTTCCGAATTGATAGGAGCTGATTCTGGAACTATTTCCATTCAGAAAGTTATTGATGGTAAACCCTGGCTTGTTATTGAAGATGAGGAAGGACATCTCGTTGGTGCCAAATCTCGTAGTTGGATAAAAAGTAATTTTCCACTCATGCCCGTAGGTGGCGAAGAACTTTCCCCCGAACAAAGATCCATTAATGGGTATGTGGCACATTTCGCAAGACCAGTGTTAATTGGCAATGTGAGAGATGACAAGCAGACACAAGGGTTTTATAAAAATCTGTCAGGGCAAATCCAGTCTGAATTAGCCGTACCCATCATTCACGGTAGTCATGTTCTGGGAGTGATAAACCAGGACAGCTTTCAAAAATATTTCTTCACCCAGGAACATCAAAGAATCCTCCAGATCATCGCCAGCCTGATCAGTCAGAAAGTCAACAACCTCCTGCAGATTGAAAACCTGAAGCGGGAACTGCTTCAGCTCCGAAAAGATATTGAATACCGCGATCCAAAAGTTTCTTCCTATCACTTCGGAAATGTTATCGCAAAAAGTCAAAAAGTAAACTCACTGGTCGATCAAATCCAAACCGTAGTAGAGTCTATTTGCAACCGCATGTTGAACTGGGAGGGAAGCCAGGAACATGAAGTGATGACAGGACTACCGAGCTTGCTTGTTCAAGGGCAGACTGGATCTGGCAAAGAGTTTTTTTTCAACAACATTTATTCTCACCTCAATGATATTTTCCAGAAAAAGAAAGGAGCTCAATTCAAGCTTCCTATAAGAAAAACCAATATAGCCGCATATAGCGGAGAGCTCACTTACAGCGAATTATTTGGACATAAAAAAGGGGCTTTTACTGGTGCTGAGTTTAACCGCCAGGGAATTCTTGAGGAAGCTAATGGAGGGGTGGTCTTTTTAGATGAAATTGGTGATGCAGATCCAAAAACTCAGGTCCAGTTATTACGATTTTTAGATACTGGTGTATTCATGAGGCTGGGAGAGAACCAGCCTCGGATTTCCAAAATTTTTCTGATAGCTGCCACTAACAAAGATTTGCTCAAGGAAATTAAAGAAGGGAGATTCCGCGAAGACCTGTATCACCGACTCAATGCGTTGAGCTTCAAGATCCCCCGTCTTAATGAAAGAGAACAGGATATTGAAGATCTCGCAACACATTTTTTGGGCATATTGTTCGGTTCCTATAAAAAAGAAGGTGGTACTCCACCACAACTGGAACCCGCGGCTGTTGAATATCTCAAACAACATTCCTACCGAGGCAATGTAAGGGAGTTGAAAAATATCCTATTAAGAGCTATGTTGTTTCGCAAAGGGACAATGATCAGCAAAGCTGAAATCGTGTCAGCGTGTCAAACATCATTTACCGAATCATCACAAGAAGAAATCACCGACCATAATATTATTGACACTTTATTGAGCCAGTTTGAAAAAGGGGAAGCTGATTTCTGGACTGATATTCACCAACCATTCAAGGCCAACCACTTAACACGGGATACCGTAAGATCGTTGATTTTAGCCGCAAAAAGTAGATATCAAACCAATCTGCCGGGTCTGGCGGTTAAACTGCGAGCCTGCAAAACACGTTCGCATATTGAGACTGATGAGAGAAAAAAGTTTATTAGCTTTAAAAACTTTCTTTATAAGACAGTGAAGATATCATCCAATTGA
- a CDS encoding GAF domain-containing protein, with amino-acid sequence MKPSTSEVLISRYGKESLPDILHHIATRLKKLYNCKTVRIYLEDLYEGMLICQYVTDQNKTNEQHISKFVSPEDSIISQAFLKNEVVFSWDEPEKFAKIQNPFEKLAGIKSTAVFPITHQFQPIGTISLDWGKVGEFLNNQQKKEVVD; translated from the coding sequence ATGAAACCGAGCACTTCTGAAGTACTAATATCCCGCTATGGCAAGGAAAGTTTGCCGGATATTCTTCATCACATCGCCACCCGCCTGAAAAAGCTTTATAACTGCAAAACGGTACGGATCTATCTCGAAGATCTCTATGAAGGGATGCTGATTTGCCAATACGTCACTGACCAGAACAAGACAAATGAGCAACATATCTCAAAATTTGTTTCCCCGGAAGACTCAATCATTTCACAGGCATTTTTGAAAAATGAAGTGGTTTTCTCGTGGGACGAACCCGAGAAGTTCGCCAAGATACAGAATCCTTTTGAAAAACTAGCAGGCATCAAATCAACCGCCGTATTTCCTATCACCCATCAGTTTCAGCCCATTGGTACCATTAGCCTGGATTGGGGAAAGGTCGGTGAGTTTCTAAACAACCAGCAAAAAAAGGAAGTTGTCGACT